A single region of the Nitrosomonas sp. Is79A3 genome encodes:
- the gcvT gene encoding glycine cleavage system aminomethyltransferase GcvT has translation MLKMTPLNQTHRDMNAKMVDFGGWDMPLHYGSQLDEHHKVRQDAGMFDVSHMLPVDIKGDNVRAFLRKLVANNVDKLTLPGKALYSCMLTPQGGIIDDLIIYFLSETWFRIVVNAGTADKDVAWMLKQRDELAPSLEITPRRDLAMVAVQGPNARARVWQVIPGSQAATEELKLFQSTVVNQYFIARTGYTGEDGFEIILPAADAPTFWKALHAVGVAPAGLGARDTLRLEAGMNLYGQDMDETKNPLESGLAWTVDLKSERDFIGKQALVDTAVTQQLVGLVLIDRGVLRSHQQVVCQHDGAEYQGEITSGGFSPTMNQSIALARLPVQIAVGDEVNVVVRDKKLRAKVVKYPFVRNGNVLV, from the coding sequence GTGCTGAAAATGACACCTCTTAATCAAACCCACCGCGACATGAATGCCAAAATGGTGGATTTTGGTGGCTGGGATATGCCGCTGCATTACGGCTCACAGTTAGACGAACACCATAAAGTACGCCAGGATGCGGGCATGTTTGATGTCTCTCATATGCTCCCGGTTGATATCAAAGGTGACAATGTGCGCGCTTTTTTACGTAAATTGGTCGCTAACAATGTTGATAAACTGACCCTCCCAGGCAAGGCCTTGTATTCCTGTATGTTGACCCCCCAGGGCGGCATCATTGATGATCTAATTATTTATTTTCTGTCTGAAACCTGGTTCCGCATCGTGGTGAACGCCGGTACGGCCGACAAAGACGTTGCCTGGATGCTCAAACAGCGCGATGAATTGGCGCCCAGTTTAGAAATTACGCCGCGGCGTGATCTGGCTATGGTCGCGGTGCAAGGTCCTAATGCGCGTGCCAGAGTTTGGCAGGTCATTCCAGGTTCTCAAGCAGCCACAGAAGAGCTCAAGCTGTTTCAATCCACCGTAGTGAATCAGTATTTTATTGCACGCACGGGGTATACCGGTGAAGATGGTTTTGAAATTATCCTGCCAGCCGCAGACGCACCGACGTTTTGGAAAGCATTGCATGCTGTTGGTGTTGCACCGGCCGGATTAGGCGCTCGCGACACATTACGCCTGGAAGCCGGGATGAATCTGTACGGTCAGGATATGGATGAAACCAAGAATCCATTGGAGTCGGGTTTGGCCTGGACGGTAGATCTTAAAAGCGAGCGGGATTTTATTGGCAAACAAGCATTAGTGGATACCGCTGTGACGCAACAACTGGTTGGATTGGTATTGATCGATCGCGGTGTGCTGCGCAGCCACCAGCAAGTAGTCTGTCAACACGATGGCGCTGAATATCAGGGCGAAATTACCAGTGGTGGATTTTCACCGACAATGAACCAATCGATCGCTTTGGCACGTCTACCGGTACAGATAGCTGTTGGTGATGAAGTTAACGTGGTGGTACGTGATAAGAAGCTGCGCGCCAAAGTGGTAAAATACCCGTTCGTGCGTAATGGAAATGTATTGGTTTAA
- the gcvH gene encoding glycine cleavage system protein GcvH: protein MSVPTNLKYSKSHEWVKPEADGTVTVGITHHAQELLGDMVFVELPEVGRKLKQKEECAVAESVKAAADVYSPISGEVIAVNSPLVDEPGKINEDAFSAWLFKMKPSNGSELDGLLDAAAYTVLVENEDH, encoded by the coding sequence ATGAGTGTTCCAACAAACTTAAAATATAGCAAATCCCATGAATGGGTGAAACCTGAGGCCGATGGCACGGTAACTGTTGGGATTACCCATCATGCGCAAGAATTGCTTGGCGATATGGTGTTTGTCGAGTTACCAGAAGTTGGACGTAAACTTAAACAAAAAGAAGAATGCGCAGTCGCTGAATCCGTCAAGGCCGCCGCCGATGTGTATTCACCTATTTCCGGCGAAGTCATTGCGGTTAATTCTCCATTGGTAGATGAGCCGGGAAAAATTAATGAAGATGCGTTTTCCGCCTGGTTGTTTAAAATGAAGCCGAGCAATGGGTCCGAATTGGATGGATTGCTAGATGCCGCAGCCTATACCGTGCTGGTTGAAAACGAAGACCACTAA
- the gcvPA gene encoding aminomethyl-transferring glycine dehydrogenase subunit GcvPA: MPFIPHTEEDIAEMLASIGAKTIEELFDEIPKELVSGELTGVPPGLSEMEITRLMMERATTDGFYQNFIGAGAYEHHIPAAVWQITTRGEFYSSYTPYQAEASQGTLQLLYEYQTMMASLTGMDVSNASMYDGATALAEAALMAVRSHKSSRRILIPKTVHPVYRQVVRAIVSNQKIEVVELPFNTQSGQVEPGSLSEFANEEFAALVIPQPNFFGVLEQVDALTDWAHSKNAFAIGVVNPTALALLTPPGEWGSKGADIAVGEGQPLGIPLSSGGPYFGFMACKNDLVRQMPGRIIGRTTDLDNKPGFVLTLQAREQHIRRSKATSNICTNQGLMVTAATIFMSLLGPEGLRRVAAQSHANTLELVERLEKINGVKRAFSGPVFHEAALTLSAPVAEVLSKLKQKGILGGLDLQGHYPELGNALLVCATETKTTNDLQNYAEALKHAIG; this comes from the coding sequence ATGCCGTTTATTCCACACACCGAAGAAGATATCGCCGAAATGCTGGCCAGCATTGGTGCAAAAACAATTGAAGAACTGTTTGATGAAATTCCTAAAGAATTAGTCAGCGGTGAATTGACAGGCGTTCCACCCGGACTCAGCGAAATGGAAATAACCCGGCTGATGATGGAACGTGCTACAACAGACGGGTTCTACCAGAACTTTATCGGGGCGGGTGCTTACGAGCATCACATTCCCGCTGCCGTCTGGCAAATTACTACACGCGGAGAATTTTACTCTTCCTACACACCGTATCAAGCCGAAGCCAGTCAAGGTACCTTACAATTATTGTATGAATACCAGACGATGATGGCTTCACTGACGGGCATGGATGTGTCCAACGCCAGCATGTATGATGGGGCAACTGCGCTGGCGGAAGCTGCCTTGATGGCTGTTCGCTCACATAAATCGTCACGGCGTATTCTGATTCCGAAAACAGTACACCCCGTTTATCGTCAAGTCGTTCGCGCGATTGTCAGCAATCAAAAAATTGAAGTGGTCGAACTGCCATTTAATACACAATCAGGGCAAGTAGAGCCGGGATCATTGTCTGAATTTGCCAACGAAGAATTTGCCGCACTGGTGATTCCGCAACCTAATTTCTTTGGCGTGCTGGAACAAGTGGATGCCCTGACCGACTGGGCGCACAGTAAAAATGCCTTTGCCATTGGTGTTGTGAATCCAACTGCATTGGCATTACTGACCCCGCCCGGTGAGTGGGGTAGCAAAGGTGCTGATATTGCCGTGGGAGAAGGTCAACCGCTGGGTATTCCGCTTTCCAGTGGCGGTCCATATTTTGGTTTTATGGCGTGCAAAAACGATTTAGTACGCCAGATGCCGGGACGTATTATCGGCCGTACCACGGATCTGGATAACAAACCTGGCTTTGTACTGACATTGCAAGCGCGTGAACAACATATCCGCCGTTCCAAAGCCACATCCAATATTTGTACCAATCAAGGATTGATGGTTACCGCTGCCACCATTTTTATGTCGTTACTGGGGCCGGAAGGTTTGCGTCGCGTCGCGGCACAATCGCATGCTAACACGCTGGAACTGGTCGAACGATTGGAGAAAATCAATGGCGTGAAAAGAGCATTTAGCGGACCGGTATTCCACGAAGCTGCGCTAACTTTATCTGCGCCAGTTGCAGAAGTATTATCCAAATTAAAACAAAAAGGCATACTAGGAGGGCTTGATTTGCAGGGGCATTATCCGGAATTAGGCAATGCATTGCTGGTTTGTGCGACAGAAACTAAGACAACGAATGATTTGCAAAATTATGCTGAAGCCTTAAAGCACGCGATTGGTTAG
- the tpx gene encoding thiol peroxidase, with the protein MVTLKGKPIKIEGTFPKVGQKAPALSLVNRDLADVTLANFAGKKKVLNIVPSLDTPVCAISTRKFNQQASNMDNTVVLIIAADLPFAMSRFCDAEGLDKVITLSTMRGANFMKDYGVFIADSPFAGITARAVIVLDESDTIIHAELVPEIADEPNYEAALAALK; encoded by the coding sequence ATGGTTACTCTTAAAGGAAAGCCCATCAAAATTGAAGGTACTTTTCCCAAAGTCGGACAGAAAGCGCCGGCGCTTTCTCTCGTGAACAGGGATTTGGCTGATGTTACTTTGGCTAATTTTGCCGGCAAAAAGAAAGTGCTGAATATTGTTCCTAGCTTGGATACGCCAGTATGCGCGATCTCGACACGAAAATTTAATCAGCAAGCTAGCAATATGGACAATACAGTTGTGTTGATCATCGCTGCTGACTTACCTTTTGCTATGAGCCGCTTCTGCGATGCCGAAGGACTGGATAAGGTGATTACACTTTCAACTATGCGTGGTGCAAATTTCATGAAGGATTACGGCGTTTTCATAGCAGATAGTCCATTTGCTGGAATTACAGCACGTGCGGTCATTGTTCTGGACGAATCGGATACCATCATCCATGCTGAACTGGTTCCTGAAATTGCTGATGAACCGAATTACGAAGCAGCCTTAGCTGCCTTAAAATAA
- the gcvPB gene encoding aminomethyl-transferring glycine dehydrogenase subunit GcvPB: protein MLIFEHSRPGRRNYSQSPATVASTAKIPQNLLRKSPVLLPEVSEMDTVRHYTRLSQKNFSIDTEFYPLGSCTMKYNPRACNSLAMLPQFLSRHPLAPEDTGQGFLACMYELQETLKAVTGMAGVSLTPMAGAQGELIGVMMIRAYHEARGDFARTEIIVPDAAHGTNPATAVMCGFKVVEIATDKEGNVDLAALKAAVGPQTAGLMLTNPSTLGVFEKNVAEMSRVVHQAGGLLYYDGANLNAVLGKVKPGDMGFDVIHINLHKTFSTPHGGGGPGSAPVGVAERLLPFMPIPIVAKEGDTYRWVTEKEKPQSIGRLSAHMGNAGVLLRAYIYIRLLGMHGMHRISEFATLNANYLMAELSKAGFEIAYPTRRASHEFIVTLKDIKDKTGVTAMNLAKRLLDKGYHAPTTYFPMLVPECLLIEPAETESKETLDAFVKSMKEILKEIELQPDLVKGAPHTMPVRKLDDVKAARELDLAWKPSA from the coding sequence ATGCTGATATTTGAACACTCGCGCCCAGGGCGCCGTAATTATTCTCAGTCACCGGCGACTGTCGCAAGCACGGCTAAGATTCCACAAAACTTGCTGCGCAAATCGCCAGTACTTCTACCCGAAGTCTCTGAGATGGATACAGTGCGCCATTACACACGTTTGTCACAAAAGAATTTCTCGATTGATACCGAGTTTTACCCGCTGGGTTCGTGCACGATGAAATACAATCCACGCGCATGTAACTCATTGGCCATGCTGCCACAATTTCTTTCCAGGCACCCGCTTGCACCGGAAGACACCGGACAGGGTTTTCTTGCCTGTATGTATGAATTACAGGAAACGTTAAAAGCGGTCACCGGCATGGCAGGTGTGAGCCTGACGCCAATGGCCGGTGCGCAAGGTGAATTGATCGGTGTCATGATGATTCGTGCTTACCATGAAGCACGCGGTGATTTTGCACGTACTGAAATTATTGTGCCGGATGCGGCGCATGGTACTAACCCGGCTACCGCTGTGATGTGTGGTTTCAAGGTCGTAGAAATTGCTACCGACAAAGAAGGTAATGTCGATCTGGCTGCATTAAAAGCCGCTGTCGGACCCCAAACTGCCGGATTGATGCTAACCAACCCATCCACACTGGGCGTATTTGAAAAGAATGTGGCAGAAATGAGCCGCGTTGTGCATCAAGCGGGTGGATTGCTGTATTACGACGGTGCCAATCTCAATGCCGTACTGGGTAAAGTTAAACCGGGTGATATGGGTTTTGACGTGATTCATATTAACTTGCACAAGACTTTTTCCACACCGCATGGTGGTGGCGGACCAGGTTCTGCGCCAGTGGGTGTTGCCGAGCGTTTGCTGCCGTTTATGCCGATTCCTATCGTTGCCAAGGAAGGGGATACTTATCGTTGGGTTACTGAAAAAGAAAAACCCCAATCGATTGGCCGGTTATCGGCTCACATGGGTAATGCCGGTGTATTGCTGCGCGCTTATATCTATATTCGTTTGCTGGGAATGCACGGCATGCATCGCATTTCTGAATTTGCCACACTGAATGCCAATTATTTGATGGCCGAATTGAGTAAAGCAGGTTTTGAAATAGCCTATCCGACACGGCGTGCCAGCCATGAATTTATTGTCACTCTAAAAGATATTAAAGATAAAACCGGTGTCACCGCGATGAATCTGGCCAAACGCTTGCTCGACAAAGGCTATCATGCACCAACAACGTATTTTCCGATGCTGGTGCCCGAATGCTTATTGATTGAACCGGCTGAAACAGAATCCAAGGAAACACTGGATGCGTTCGTGAAATCCATGAAAGAAATTCTGAAGGAAATCGAACTGCAACCTGATCTGGTAAAAGGCGCGCCACACACCATGCCGGTGCGTAAACTGGATGATGTCAAAGCAGCGCGTGAACTGGATCTGGCCTGGAAGCCAAGCGCCTGA
- a CDS encoding carbohydrate kinase family protein, translated as MRTLICGSIAYDNIMVFPDHFKNHILPEKIHVLNVAFLVPEMRREFGGCAGNIAYNLKMLGGEPVMMATVGDDYAPYAARFEQLRLTQQHVQHIPETFTAQAFITTDLADNQITAFHPGAMNFSHLNSVKDTSNIQLGIIAPDGRDGMMQHAREFHEAGIPFVFDPGQGLPMYNGEELLDFIDKADYIAVNDYEGQMLQGRTGRSLESLANQAKALIITLGAQGSIIYADGKEIEIPCVKPKDIVDPTGCGDAYRAGLLYGIVNNLDWQTTGQLGSLMGSLKIAQKGGQNHRFSRDEIDQYYFESFGAHIF; from the coding sequence ATGCGCACACTGATTTGTGGTTCTATCGCTTATGATAATATTATGGTCTTTCCCGATCATTTTAAGAATCACATTCTGCCGGAAAAAATTCATGTGTTAAATGTCGCATTCCTGGTTCCAGAGATGCGCCGTGAATTTGGCGGGTGTGCCGGTAATATCGCCTACAACTTAAAAATGTTGGGCGGTGAACCGGTCATGATGGCGACCGTTGGCGATGATTATGCGCCTTATGCTGCGCGGTTTGAACAATTACGCCTGACCCAACAACATGTGCAGCATATTCCTGAAACCTTTACCGCACAGGCATTCATTACCACCGATCTGGCGGACAATCAGATTACTGCGTTTCACCCAGGCGCAATGAATTTCTCGCATCTCAATTCCGTGAAAGATACCAGCAACATTCAGCTAGGGATTATTGCGCCGGATGGGCGTGATGGCATGATGCAACATGCCCGTGAATTCCACGAAGCTGGCATTCCGTTTGTTTTTGATCCGGGTCAAGGCCTGCCAATGTATAACGGGGAAGAACTGCTGGATTTTATCGACAAAGCCGATTATATCGCTGTTAATGACTATGAGGGCCAGATGCTGCAAGGCCGCACAGGACGCAGTCTTGAATCGCTGGCGAACCAAGCCAAGGCGTTGATCATCACACTGGGCGCACAAGGCTCCATCATCTACGCCGATGGCAAAGAAATTGAGATTCCCTGTGTCAAACCCAAAGATATTGTTGACCCAACCGGCTGCGGCGATGCGTATCGTGCCGGTCTGTTGTACGGCATTGTCAATAATTTGGATTGGCAAACAACCGGGCAACTCGGCTCATTGATGGGTTCCTTAAAAATCGCCCAGAAAGGCGGGCAGAATCACCGGTTTTCTCGTGATGAGATTGATCAATACTATTTTGAGAGTTTTGGTGCTCATATTTTCTAA
- a CDS encoding MltR family transcriptional regulator: protein MMNIDKYFDRLHIELEKDTDRSVAIVAAALVDDVLKELLARKLLPHKDKENCIFSKPGSPIGSFSSRINAAYQLGLISSLMYRDLQLLRKIRNEFAHEPFALSFDDPSIKSKVIELDKKSDYINRNSEARHNIGGKGTRIDFIFLVGWRLYALTRAIEDIEIVQEKPPEFGYIDLGS, encoded by the coding sequence ATGATGAATATCGATAAATATTTTGATCGACTCCATATAGAGCTCGAAAAAGATACTGATAGATCTGTAGCAATAGTAGCTGCTGCTTTAGTAGATGACGTATTAAAAGAGTTATTAGCACGAAAGCTGCTACCCCACAAAGATAAAGAAAACTGTATATTCTCTAAACCAGGTAGTCCTATTGGTAGTTTTTCTTCTCGTATTAATGCAGCCTATCAATTAGGCTTGATTTCTTCATTAATGTATAGAGACTTACAGTTGCTGAGGAAAATACGAAATGAATTTGCGCATGAACCATTTGCCCTGTCATTCGATGATCCCTCAATAAAATCAAAAGTTATTGAGTTGGATAAAAAATCAGATTACATCAATCGGAATTCAGAAGCTCGACATAATATAGGGGGGAAAGGTACAAGAATTGACTTTATATTCCTAGTAGGTTGGCGACTTTATGCTTTAACGCGGGCAATTGAAGATATCGAAATAGTACAAGAAAAACCCCCAGAATTTGGCTATATTGACCTTGGTAGCTAA
- a CDS encoding endonuclease/exonuclease/phosphatase family protein yields the protein MKLLTWNIQWGRGLDGRVDLQRILQTIHQLGDFDVICLQEVAVNFSGLPGSQGEDQIAELSAGLPGYTAIYGPATDVPDGHGGRSLFGNAIFSQLPVGQIWRHLLPWQTELATPSMQRVMVEAVVTADFGPLRVMTTHLEYYSQHQRKIQIDAIRRLHREACTMSKRKLLAEEQGGTFEVFPRPAQALLCGDLNFPATAPEKLRILAPFSNDIPSFHDTWSVLHPGTHHAPTVGIHSVDFVDRPECFDFVFITDGLVNHLKAHGIDAATEASDHQPVWVEFG from the coding sequence GTGAAACTGCTGACCTGGAATATTCAATGGGGACGTGGATTGGACGGACGCGTTGATCTGCAACGCATTTTACAGACTATTCACCAACTGGGAGATTTTGATGTTATCTGTTTACAGGAAGTTGCTGTCAATTTTTCCGGCTTACCAGGCAGCCAAGGTGAAGATCAGATTGCTGAGTTATCGGCTGGATTACCCGGTTACACTGCGATTTATGGTCCCGCGACGGATGTGCCGGATGGTCACGGCGGCCGCAGCCTTTTTGGCAATGCTATTTTCTCCCAGCTACCCGTCGGTCAAATCTGGCGGCATCTTTTGCCGTGGCAAACGGAATTAGCCACACCCAGCATGCAACGAGTAATGGTAGAAGCCGTTGTGACAGCAGATTTTGGTCCGCTACGTGTCATGACTACGCATCTTGAATACTACTCACAGCATCAGCGTAAAATCCAAATCGATGCCATCCGCCGTCTGCACCGTGAGGCTTGCACCATGTCAAAACGCAAATTACTAGCTGAAGAACAAGGCGGAACGTTTGAAGTTTTTCCCAGGCCTGCACAGGCTTTGCTGTGCGGAGACCTGAATTTCCCAGCCACAGCGCCTGAGAAATTGCGAATTCTTGCCCCTTTCAGCAATGACATACCCAGCTTTCACGATACCTGGTCGGTATTACATCCCGGCACACACCATGCACCGACAGTCGGCATTCACTCGGTAGATTTCGTCGACCGCCCAGAATGTTTTGATTTCGTTTTTATTACCGATGGATTAGTAAACCATCTCAAAGCACATGGTATTGATGCAGCAACTGAAGCTTCGGATCATCAACCGGTATGGGTTGAGTTTGGATAA
- a CDS encoding YMGG-like glycine zipper-containing protein has product MLTSRILFVLLIACLLTACVNIPTGPSVMTLPGSGKSFDQFRSDEYECRQYADEQVGGTTPRQASRTSGIESAAIGAGLGAAAGAALGGGHGAAIGAGTGLLLGGLIGSSTATTSGYASQQRYDISYTQCMYAKGHRVPVDGRIMNNPPGTSGGKDRRTSTLPANFVPPPPPPGNPPPPPPR; this is encoded by the coding sequence ATGTTAACGTCAAGAATTTTATTTGTCTTACTGATTGCCTGCCTATTAACTGCATGTGTCAATATACCAACCGGTCCAAGTGTGATGACATTACCTGGCTCTGGCAAAAGTTTTGATCAGTTTCGTTCCGATGAATACGAATGCAGACAGTATGCGGATGAACAAGTGGGCGGCACTACTCCACGGCAAGCATCTCGAACCAGTGGTATAGAAAGTGCAGCTATTGGAGCCGGGCTTGGTGCTGCTGCTGGTGCTGCTTTAGGGGGCGGCCATGGCGCAGCTATCGGTGCTGGCACAGGCTTATTGTTGGGTGGACTGATTGGATCAAGCACTGCTACGACTTCAGGGTACGCCAGTCAGCAGCGATACGACATCAGTTATACTCAGTGTATGTATGCCAAAGGGCATCGTGTTCCCGTTGATGGCAGAATTATGAATAATCCACCGGGTACTAGTGGCGGCAAAGACAGGAGAACTTCAACGCTGCCAGCAAATTTTGTACCTCCGCCACCACCACCCGGCAATCCGCCGCCTCCACCTCCACGATAA
- a CDS encoding methane monooxygenase/ammonia monooxygenase subunit C, with translation MATTYGTTGASSSANYDMSLWYDSKYYKIGMLTMLLVAIFWIWYQRTFAYSHGMDSMEPEFDKVWMGLWRVHMTLMPLFALITWGWILKTRDTKEQLDNLDPKLEIKRYFYWMMWLGVYLFGVYWGGSFFTEQDASWHQVIIRDTSFTPSHVVVFYGSFPMYIVCGIASYLYAMTRLPLYSRGTSFPLVMAIAGPLMILPNVGLNEWGHAFWFMEELFSAPLHWGFVILGWAGLFSGGIAAQIITRYSNLTDVIWNNSSKEILNNRIVP, from the coding sequence ATGGCAACAACTTATGGCACAACGGGCGCAAGTTCGAGCGCTAACTATGACATGTCGCTGTGGTACGACTCAAAGTACTACAAGATAGGAATGCTCACCATGTTATTGGTGGCGATATTTTGGATCTGGTATCAAAGGACATTTGCATATTCACACGGCATGGACTCGATGGAACCGGAATTTGACAAAGTGTGGATGGGACTGTGGCGCGTACACATGACCCTGATGCCTTTATTTGCTTTGATCACCTGGGGCTGGATCCTGAAGACCCGTGACACGAAAGAACAACTGGACAACCTGGATCCAAAGTTAGAGATCAAACGTTATTTCTACTGGATGATGTGGCTGGGTGTGTATTTGTTTGGTGTTTACTGGGGCGGAAGCTTCTTCACCGAACAAGATGCATCGTGGCACCAAGTGATTATTCGTGACACTAGCTTCACGCCAAGTCACGTAGTGGTGTTTTACGGCTCATTCCCGATGTACATCGTATGTGGCATAGCCTCATACCTGTACGCGATGACCCGTTTGCCACTGTATAGCCGCGGCACATCATTCCCGCTGGTTATGGCAATTGCAGGCCCATTGATGATTCTGCCTAACGTAGGATTGAACGAATGGGGTCATGCATTCTGGTTCATGGAAGAACTGTTCAGTGCGCCATTGCACTGGGGCTTTGTGATTCTGGGCTGGGCAGGCTTGTTTTCAGGTGGTATCGCAGCACAAATTATCACCCGTTACTCCAACCTGACCGACGTTATCTGGAATAACTCAAGCAAAGAGATTCTGAACAACCGGATAGTTCCTTAA
- a CDS encoding response regulator transcription factor, with the protein MNNTLILVIEDEKALRENIAEIIAHYGFRVISTPTGEEGIRMALEFIPDIIICDIMLPGIDGFEVFTRVKQIPQLPATAFIFLTAKSTRSDTRIGMNMGADDFLTKPFTKEELINSIRARLEKLSKKSKHQLENDELIEATLEKLTSLTKAERKVLNAISEGYTTPQIAQKLFVSKKTIENHRVNISRKLNLSGPNSLISFALRLRAHHSNDHSPDSHTPTASN; encoded by the coding sequence ATGAACAATACGCTGATTCTTGTAATAGAGGATGAAAAAGCACTACGTGAAAACATAGCCGAGATTATTGCGCATTATGGTTTTCGCGTAATCAGCACACCCACCGGTGAGGAAGGAATCAGAATGGCGCTGGAGTTTATTCCGGACATTATCATTTGCGACATCATGCTTCCTGGAATAGATGGCTTCGAAGTGTTCACCCGAGTAAAGCAGATACCGCAATTACCGGCTACAGCATTTATTTTTCTTACCGCAAAATCGACCCGTTCAGATACCCGCATTGGAATGAACATGGGAGCAGATGATTTTCTCACCAAGCCATTCACGAAGGAAGAATTGATTAATAGCATCAGGGCACGGCTTGAGAAATTATCCAAAAAAAGCAAGCATCAGCTGGAGAACGATGAATTGATTGAGGCGACACTTGAGAAACTGACGAGCCTCACTAAAGCAGAACGCAAAGTACTCAATGCGATATCTGAAGGATACACTACCCCGCAAATTGCTCAGAAGTTGTTTGTGAGCAAAAAAACAATAGAAAATCACCGCGTCAATATTTCCCGAAAACTCAATCTTAGCGGGCCTAATAGCCTAATCAGTTTTGCATTGCGCTTAAGAGCGCACCATTCAAACGATCACTCTCCAGATAGCCACACACCAACCGCATCAAATTAA